The genomic stretch AGGGCCTCGCTTAACCTTCTGGCGTTTTTCAATGAGTATTTGTCTTTATTTTCCCTCGATTTGAGGAAGAGGTATTCTCTTCGTTGCCTTAAAGTCTTTCGCAACATTTACATTAAGTAATCAAGTAATTATGGTACAGGTTTGCGATATTCAAATACATAATgtgattttatatattcatctgcgtatatgtgtatataatttaaaactttaacacaaatatattgaAAAGTGTTCTATTAATTTGCGTTATTAAATGGGGGACCatatcattaatttaactCTGTTACATCAGTGTTTTGCCATATTACACTGATCCTCTCGTCCCACTTTCAATTATattcatgtttttatttgttttttccaAATTAAATCACACATCTGACTATTTTCCAACATTTCCTATCTTCGGATTCTACTGGGCTTTGTCTTCTATCAGCGGTGTTACTGTGCACTCGTCCTTGAACTGGCACATTTTGCACTTCCAGCTCTCATTTTTCTGtatttttgtaatttttcAATCTTACCTTCACATGGTCCGCTTCCCTCAGTCCGTCCCAGAACGTGCACAGGTAGTTCACTGTTAGCAGTATGTTCTCCCTCTTCAGATCCACCTCCGACTTTCTAAACACAATTCCCTCGTGCTCGTACTCCAGGTTCATCATTTTTGACACTTTCGGCAGCTTCTTGAAGgccttcaggtactttttCTGCAGGTTTGCCAGGCATCCTTCTGGCATCAGCTCCACTGACTTGAACGGTGCGTACTTATCGCAATTCAGTGACTCGTATAACTTTTCAAAATTCACTTTTCCGTTCTTCGTGTCCTCCAGCATTATGCAATATAGCtacaatatttacttatttttcttttcagTTACCTGAACTTGAAGTGACGCTCCTTGTATTTGCGATGGACTTGGGTCtctttttgtttttctcGTCTTTGTGTCTGATATTATCACGCACTTCTCCTTTGTGCGTCTGTGCATTGCTATTGTCAGCTGATCAATTATCCCGCtgaatgtgtaattttctATGGTGTCGAATAGCCACAGTTCTCTGCACTTTCCCGTTTCCACCAGTTGTTCCAGCAGTACAATTGaattcagcagcttcaaTCCCAGGTAATCCTCTTCTGTCtccacttccacttccaccAGGTCGTGATCTTCCAGCTCCAATTCTTCGTGCCTCTTAATTCCTTCTTCCATTTCTTCCGTTACTCTTTTTCTTCCTGTCAGGAGTGTGTATTCTACTTGCTTTTCACACCATAGTTGGCACGATAGCTCTGTTACTGACAACATCcagtttttattaaacttGATAACTGGTGGAAGAGTTGCCGTTTGGCTATTCTGAGACTGTATTGAGTTTTTAAGGTAGTCTTCTATGTCGTCTATGATGTTGTTGATTTCTAAGTTGTCGGCGCCTTCCGAAGCCAAAACCTCCAATTCTTCTAACTCATTCTTTTTGGATACacctttaaattttttaacttttctaACAATTTCAGATTCTTCTGCCATCACAATTTCTGGTCAATATTCGTCTACACACACATGGACAAAAGTTCTAGAGAAAACACTTAAATAATCACGAGAAGGTTCAATGAAAccatataatatatattaaacaaTGTATTGAAACGCAAAATTCCGAAAAGTGTGGAATCATtttgataataatgataCATTTTGTTAGGGTGGGGGATCCATGTTTACTCAAATCACAATTAGAATttataactaattttaattcaaagaatatatgattatatttaatgaataagtaaatttgttCTAATAAAGTCTAGATTAACAAGCAATGTGTGtcataaattttacacactttaacCGTATCATTACTTGAGGTTTCAGTTGTTTCAATGGAGGAAGATCACTTAAAGTGCTTTAGAATTTACCGCTCCGGTGAAATTTCAAAGGATTCTGATGTTATCTTGGGTTTGCCTCCCTTCTTCATCATTGTTTACTAGGAATTGACGAAGCTGGACGTGGACCTGTTCTCGGCCCTATGGTTTATGGTGGATTTTTCTGTCCCAAGGGACCCGACTCCACCTCTAtacttaaaaataagataCGGGTTGAcggtttgttttttacGTGCTACTCACTTGCGTAGATTCCAAGAAACTCACTGAGGCCTACCGTGAAAACAAATTTCACCTGCTCAACAAGCCCGAGTATCCATTCGGAATGATTGCGGAGGTCATAACTCCTCAATATATAAGCTACAAAATGTTACAGAGGTATCAACACAAGTCTTTCCTCTTCATACTAATTCAACAGGAACAAATACAATCTCAATGAAATATCTCACGAAACTGCCATTTCAATTATTCGCCACGTGATTTCGCTCGGTTACAACCTTAAGGAGGTAATATTTAGACTCATACACATGTGCACGTATTTTCTTTGTAGGTGTACATCGACGCCGTTGGGACTGTGAGCAAATACCAGTCTAAGTTGTCGAAGCTGTTTCCCAAAATTAGCTTCTCTGTATGACTCACGCAcctatttatctatataGATCAACgtatataaatgtatatcTGCATTTGTGCCACTTCTCATCCCATCTAGTTTACTACCTTCTTTTAGCTCATTATTTAATCCGCttaaatttactatttCACTTCACTTCACTTCACTCTATTAGGTCAGGGAGAAGGCTGATTCTATTTATCCCACTGTCAGTGCCGCTTCCATTATTGCCAAGGTCATTCGGGACAATATGATTAGGGCATGGCGCCTCGACCCTATTGTTAAGAATATCGGCTCTGGGTACCCTGGAGGTTAGtctattcatatttttagcTCTGCTTTGCTTTTTCAGTTAGTTgacatatttgtattaaagTTTTTCATCTGGttttactatatatttttttagcTCTGCTTTTTCAGCTAgtttatctatatatttaccCATTTTTGCTACTGTTTTCTTAAATCACTCACACATTCTGATGCTTACTAATGCACTTTCACGTGTTCACGCGTTCTCACACTCTCACGTTTCAGACCCTAGCACTAAGGAGTTTTTAACTGGGAACATGGACAAGGTTTTCGGGTTTCCTGACATCGTTCGGTTCAGCTGGTCCACTGCCAAGAACTTGCTCGAGGGCTCCGAGGGCGTCCCTGTGGAGTGGTACGACCCTGACCCTGAGGACGAGAGGAACAACTTCAAAATCGTGCCCAAGAAGCCCCTTTTTCCTGGCGCTCTCGCACTAACTATCACTGACTCACTTAGGCTTTAACCATATTACTTGCTTATATCCAGAATACGAAtctttcctccttttcgtcCATCTTTTCCGTCTCCGCGTCCACGAGGTAGTGCGTCG from Theileria orientalis strain Shintoku DNA, chromosome 1, complete genome encodes the following:
- a CDS encoding ribonuclease, with translation MEEDHLKCFRIYRSGEISKDSDVILGIDEAGRGPVLGPMVYGGFFCPKGPDSTSILKNKIRVDDSKKLTEAYRENKFHLLNKPEYPFGMIAEVITPQYISYKMLQRNKYNLNEISHETAISIIRHVISLGYNLKEVYIDAVGTVSKYQSKLSKLFPKISFSVREKADSIYPTVSAASIIAKVIRDNMIRAWRLDPIVKNIGSGYPGDPSTKEFLTGNMDKVFGFPDIVRFSWSTAKNLLEGSEGVPVEWYDPDPEDERNNFKIVPKKPLFPGALALTITDSLRL